The genomic window ttTTCCTCCCTTCATATAGGAGTTCATTATAGAAAGCTTGAAAGGTAGAGGAAGGCAGAGCAGCAAGCCTGCACTGAGCATTCTAAAGTGCTGGGCCTTGCTCTAAGTGCTTCCCATGAAGCTTCTCATTTAGTCTTCACCCTGCATGGCAGATACTCTTATGGTTCCAtttgaaagatgaggaaactgaggcacagacagggTAAGCCCAAGGCAGAGGAGCAGGGCATGAGCCCCAGAGCTCATGCTCTTGCCATTGAGTTTCTCTGCTTCTTGTTTCTGGTGTAGAAGGGAGAAAGtaattttctgtttccaaaatgtttttattgtcaGGCCAAATTGGAAACACAGAGTCTGAGCTGAAGAAACTTGCTGAAGAAAACCCAGATTTACAAGAAGCATACATTGCAAAACAGAAACGACTTAAAGTAAGTCAATCAGCTGTCCTCAGTTGACACACACTGCATGGAGTAAATGTTCTACTTTTTGTAAAGTACCGCTATTTCTAGAatattgtcttttaaatattGCAATTTACTAGTACACATGTTACCTTTGGCTTATGTTCTCCTATTAGAAAGAACTTTTTATTAGACTTGATATTCAAACTTGATGACAAGTGCTTAACAAACAGATATTGAGCATGCTAGTTGCCAAAAAAGTTATGAAATGCAAAGGAAGTTCATAACATATTCTAGAATCTGTCATTTCAGGTATTCCACCACCGGAAGTCCTCACTAGACCTACATCCCTCCATGTGTCACACTGACTCGCTTTGCCCCCTGAGGAGCATGCTTTATGGTCAGCCTTTCTTCTTCTGTTGATTCCTTCCCTGAGCCCAGCAACACACACAAGCTTCTCTCATATTAAAAGTGTAGAAAACGGCGGCACTCCCAACCTTCCCCAACTTCCCACCTTCCTTTATCCTATCTTAGCTAAACGAGCTCCTCAGAAGAAACACCTGCACTCACAGTCACTTGACTGATTCTCCACTCACCCTTTAACTCCTTTACTCGGACTTCTTTCTCATCCCTGACCTTTCAGCTGCTCTTTCAATTACAGCTGCTGCAATTCTTTTCCTGAGTTGGGCTTGGCAGACAGCTCTTCATGTCCCTCCCATTCTTTGCCTTCTCGGGTCACCTGGCCTCATAGGAGCTGCCAGTGAGTGGTGGGTCTGCTCCTGCGGCATTTTCAGAGatgggatatttcctttcaacttagctctttttttttttcctgagtttttctatttcttcctgttgTCTAAAATAAACAGGCTGAACTCTGTAAGAGTTTGTATCTGCTTTGCTTTacctagatttattttttttaaaggtgtaaataatctgttttgttttattttattttattttattttttggtggttGATTAGTCAAAGCTACTCGATCATGACAATGTcaagtatttgaagaaaattcTTGATGAGTTGGAGAAAGTCTTGGATCAGGTTGAAACTGAATtgcaaagaagaaatgaagaaacccCAGGTAGGTTctcatttgtattctttttctcttttcgaCATCAGTATCATTCATGGGAACATTCTTAGGTCTCACCAAAAACGTTCTGTAATCTgcttttcattattgtttttcaCGGGCAGTTTTAATTATGATAGCAACAATGATATTGCACCCAGAAAAAACCAGGTGTCTAATTGTAACTCACCTACATGAAGTAGTCTGCATTTACATGAAGGATTTTTCTGCATAATTTCAATTATGCTTGGGAGATTTTTACCTAACTGTTTTACAGATTTGTAATTATAGTAATTAGTTTGGTTGAATAACTTGAGTAATTGCTTGAATGTTCCCTCTAGTTTTTTCCTTAGGCAGGGAAACAGCCTCCAGTCTAAAGTGTAATAAGGGGGCCAGCACATGGGCATCTGTAAACTGGCTGGTAAGCATGCACGTGCCAGTGAACTGGCTTCAAGGTTAAGACATAGGTGTATACACGTGGGCCATTTATGCTACTCTGACTAGAGTTGAAGACTGTTACCTGTCACAAAAGCTCTTCTGCTTTAAGTGACTAAGAGCAGTAGCCACTGAGTGATGTTTCAGACTCAGCTTTATGAATTTCTCTAAAGCAGAACTGTGTTTATAAACAAGAAGGAAGTGTCTTTTAACGAACTTGGAGGCTCCCATCCCCTTAGTGTCCTTTACAAAGTGATAAGCTCAAGTGGCTGCAGTCTTACATAGGGACCTGGATGGCTGACAGACGTCAAGCAAGTCTCCTTTGGCCTAGGATACATTtgcatggactttttttttttttttttaaagcatgaaatTACTCTCTGAGTGTGGCtgtcaagaaaataaatacataatggCCTTCATCTTTTGGTATACTCACACTCACTCGTAAGGCTGAGACCACTGATACCAGCTGGAGTCTGTCTGTAGAGTGCTTGCCTCTAATTCTCTATGTCCCTTTCTCTAATTAGAAGAGGGCCAGCAACCTTGGCTCTGCGGTGAATCCTTCACCCTGGCAGACGTCTCACTTGCTGTCACATTGCATCGACTGAAGTTCCTGGGGTTTGCAAGGAGAAACTGGGGAAACGGAAAGCGACCAAACTTGGAAACCTATTACGAGCGTGTCttgaagagaaaaacatttaacaaGGTTTTAGGACATGTCAACAATATATTAATCTCTGCAGTGCTGCCAACAGCATTCCGGGTGGCCAAGAAAAGGGCCCCAAAAGTTCTTGGCACGACCCTTGTGGTTGGTTTGCTTGCAGGAGTGGGATATTTTGCTTTTATGCTTTTCAGAAAGAGGCTTGGCAGCATGGTATTAGCATTTAGACCCAGACCAAATTATTTCTAGGTTTGTTGGGATCTTATGGTGGCAGCTCATCCAAGCATTTAGCTAGACCCTTATGATTGCCGATAGCTCTCTGAGTCTGTCTTATTGAGTAGTTAGCagtattttttcctaaaattcaGAAGTCATCTTTGTTACACAATACAGGGGTTCAGATAGCAATAGGACACAAAATTGCTTCATTCTACGACTGCCAGCTCCAGGCAGAGATAGGAAGGCaaagagataaaaggaaaaatgagagaatgaagTCTGTATAGGGTAGAGCAATAGAAAGTAAACTTTGGGTGCCTCCAAAATTCATGACTGTCTGTCCCATTGGTAAACCTCACATTTAGTTACTTGTGGCCACTGCCCACACATACACTCCTGTAATTGAGAACTCTTAGGAGAGGACTAGGGAATCACTGGGGATAGTGGGCTGGAGAGAACCCCAGGCTTTATATGTATAGCATCTCATTTGACATCAGCGTTAATTTTAAATGCTTATGAATCACACACATTGCTTTAGTAAGATTAAGTGCTTATATACTTGGAAATGTGATGCTCATTGGAACACATCTGCCTAGCATTTATGTAAAAGTCTTAAGTGATATTAAGATGATTCCTTACCATTTCAGATGGTCCACAATTTGAATTACCAAGTGGTAATGGTTCCTTACTGTTTTAGATGGTGCCTGTGAGATACCATTCCTCTGGATGGTCATGTCCAGTGGGAGGTAGAAAGGGTGGCCTCTATAGCCCTCTTCGTGCACGTAAGTGGCATTTATGTGAATGTCCCAGCTAATCACTAGCATGTCATATGGCTGGGTAGTGGGTATTTTGATGACCTGGGAGCACCAAATATGTTCATTCTTCATTTGGGGAGGCTGGTGTGTTAACACAAAAATTGTTGTCCAGATCTTTCATCTGTTTATGATATTAACAAAAACTTGTTAGAAAAGTCTAGTCTTAGCACTTGGCAGTTAATCTAGGGAAGATGAATTAAAAGGATAGATAGTGATGCATACCTGTATTCATTCATGTATGTTTAAGGGATTTGGGGAGGATACCTCAGTTCATCTGGAAGGGATAGTCCCAGTGTGTCCCATGAATAACCACGGAACTGCAGCAAATGGTTTGTGCTCAGAAAAAGTCTTTCATGGTCACAAGAAGGCACCCTGGAGCTGGCCGTGAAGGCCTTAGGAGCCATTTGTGGTGTCTGGTGGGTAGCAGGCATAGAGATGATGTGCCGAGGTCCCTGTGAACAACAGTAGCCAAAGAATGTACTAACTTTATCATTAATAGGAAAGGCGCATGCCTAGGAAGCAATGACTTTTTGGTGGTAAAATGATTCTTTAATTCTATTTTGATGGACTATAATTCCATTTCGTGACCTAGTTATATTAGAAAACCTTGATGAACTATATGTTCCCGATTTACAAAAGATTACTAAGACCTCCAGAGTAAACTCAATCAGACAATAATTGAGTAGCAGCTTTTTAAgtagtaacattttaaatttgcaCATTAGTGTGTCATCATATGGAGTGTCTGAATCTGTTGCTGGTACATACCAATCCATATACTCATAAGAGCCATAGAACTTATTATTCATTAGTTCAtagtgtttgagttctttatgtCACTCTGTTAGAAACAAGAACTGAGTcgtgaagaaataaaaattggatttttataAAAATCTCTGAAGGATATTTACCTGTGAAAAGGTtgttaataaaaattagaagtcCATGGTTAACTTTTCCTTCAATTTATATTATTCCTGAATCATAGGGAATCTTTATAGAATGTGTTTATAATTTCCTTGTACAGTTTCTTTGGAAATACATTAAAGATAGTGGCAATTTCACGTATTTCATGGATACTTGAGTTTATGCTTTTAAGGCGTTTGTTTAGGGATACAATGACCACTAGATGTCGCTGTTCATCCAGTAGACTAAGATTGGGTGTTCTTTTTGTTCACCAACTCTTCTAAAATGTTTCGAGCAAAGATAGTAATGACCTCAGTTTCTAGAATAAGGGCATCTTCATCAGATTattcttctgtttaaaaaaaaagcttgagGCAAATGTGACTGATTTCTAATGCTTTGTAAGGGATTACAGTATCACACAATGTCAAGCTAGAGTTAAACACATTATTAGCTAAATAGGCacttatatgtattttctttttcatgattatTGGTGACTGGTCAATGTACTCCTCAATTTCCAAAATTTGTATACATATCACAATTAGAAAAATGCCTGAGGTACTAAAGTTATGTTGGCTTTTTGTGTCTTAACACACATAAATACTATTGTTATTGCGACAGATGCCTTTTGAATCCATTTTCCATAATTGCAGATAGTTGTAAATTGCTTGCTCAATTTTTAGTAATTATTGCTGTTGACACCAGCGTTGTAGATTTTTGGTGTTGTTGAATGCAATAGAGAGACCAAGACACTATTCTGTAAGATCAATAaaagtatttggaaaataaatatgaaCCCTAAAACAAAGTACTCATTTTGTAATCTTTTttggaaaacagatattttgtttcatttaaaatcaAAGCATCATGTGGTAATTAAAAGGGTAAAATAAGCAGAGGTTAGGTATTCAAGATATACTTAGCTATAGGATGCCATATTTTCCTTATAACAAAATTGCTGACTCTTGCTTCATTTAAATATACACACTTAAAATGAATGGCAGCCTAAAGAGTAACATGgatctctcaaaaaacaaaaacaaaacaaaaacaaattgatCCTGCTCATTAATACAGCTCTTTTGCAGGCAGCCACCTACCATGGGAGAGCATGAAAATGATGAACACTGAGTATTTATCTTTGCAAAATAGTTTTCTTACATGTTTACTGGGTTTCAATTATTActcatatttatgtatatttttgacatagctaattttcttttattgagtaTGGATTATGAATATTCAAATTACCTTCCACATTTCTAGCTTGGTAGGCTTAGCCATTCTAATCAAGTAGAAATTGAGTACTTTCATTTTACACTGAACAAAGCAAAGTAAATGCAAGTctaattggcattgttttccttgAATTTACAAACAAGACCAAAGGGAAACAATACTGAATACTTGTGGAAAGTCACCCGAATATCTAACTTCGTAGTctgctcagaaaagaaaaacaatatggtAAAGACATGAAGGTCAAATTAATGcaatacataaattaatattcAGATATAACCATCATATTGTTTATGCCTATTGGTCCATTTACTTGATCTCTGCTTACCCATATCAGaatgtcttgattttttaatactCCAGAACAGTTGTTTTACTAGGTGGGGTAGTAGATTCCAAACAAAGTGAGGAAGTGTAATTTCTAGTGTGAGGATAGTAGTTTTAATTATGTAGTACATTGTGAAAATGAAGAGAGGGAATGAAAGAACTCCGTTTATGGATTAGAAAGACAGTGGATGGATGACAGCAGTATCCTTTATTGATTGCACCTAAGTTGGGGCCTGACTGTTAGGAGGGAGGAGAGATTGGCATTGGTGAGAAGGCAGTGGGGTAAAGCAGCTCTGTAGCACTTGAGACAAAACATGCCTGCGGTGGGCCTTGATATACTCTTTGATTCAAGTAGGGTCGTGTATCTATTTCATTCACATTACCTTGTCATAAAACTCCTTTGGGAAAGTTACAAGTTTTTGTCTTCAGTCTTTTACTTTATTCCTTATGCATTGATTCCTTATTTACAAAGTGCTGTCATTAAAATCCCTTAGTAGGAGAGCCAATAGTATGGGTAAAAATATGAAGATCTTAGTGAAACATAATGAAAGGGTCAGGTTTCCGTGCCAGAAACAATATTCACATCCATGTATGTAAGttaatttttaacaaagtaaAATTTCAGATGTATGGCCAGCATGTATAAGTATAGCTTTTGGTATCTTCAGATTAAACTACCTTTTGAATTTAAGAATCTGATACTCAACAAAATTACTTGTAAACATTGCCAAATACGtgtcataaaaatataatgagGACAGGTTTTCAAGAGCCTACATTAAATTCAGTgctcaaaagaaaatgaaggtttGCATTATGAAAATGATATGAACTAAAAATGATTAGCTCTAAAAGCAGAAGTGGCTGCATTGTAAAAATTCTTATTGCTCTGCTCATTCCCTTGCAACGTGATGTTATAAACTTTCCCATCAAGAAATAGCATCTGCAGAGCAAGACTACACGAGGCCTATCAGAGAGCAGTTTACGAGAGATGTTAGACATCAAGCAGTGCTGAAAATCACTGGAGGTTCCTTTCAGGTAGAGAGGAGGGCCTCATTAGCACCTTGTTAATCCCCTAGTCAGGAGTAAGGACCATGGCATGGAGTAAGGCTTACCAGCATTTTTCAGTCTTGGCCCTATTGATACTGTaaaccagataattctttgttgtgtggaGCTATCCTGTGTGTTGTAGGATGTTTACCAGCTTCCTTGGCCTTTACCTCCTAAATGCCTGTAGTGCCCCCCACCCCACTTGTGGCAACtcaaaatgtcttcagatatttCCAAATGTCACCAGGGGAGGAAAATCATCTCCAGTTGAAGACCACAGCTCTGCACCCATCCTAAAAAAGCCTGAAACCAAGTCATGACAAGATCTGCAAGGGAGACATATTCTGGGGGTTGATTTCTGCCAAGTCAGAGGCCTAGTCAGAGGTTTTTGGGAAACATCTTGGACTTCTACGTGCCCTCCATAACAAAGCATGGGACAAGACGTACACAATTTAAAGGTGACTAGCCAGTAACTGGACTGCCTACTAGAACAAGAATCAACATGCTTCCGAAAGAAGATAACAGAATCCAGAGTCTCTATAAGGTATCACTAACAATGTCCAGGACACAGTAGAAAATTACTAGATAAGCTAAGTTACAGGACTATAgttgaaaaaagtaataaatagatATGACCTAAATGTTGGATTTAGCAAATACTTTAAAGCAGCTAACagacaatatatatttatataattaaaagaaaatgtctgaTTGAATTGACAGAAAATCATGGGAGAGAAATTAAAACCATTAAAagaaaccaaatggaaattttagaaaattatgtaAGTGAAAAATTCACTGGATGGGCTTCACAGCAGATGGAAGATGGcaaaagaaagataaacagaACCTCAGGAACATGTGGAAAATATCAGCTGGTCTAATATATGTATTATGGGAGttctaaaaagagaataaagaatggGGCAGgaaatatgtgcatgtgtgtatatatatatttcatcccatattttcccaaatttgatgaaaaaacaTTTACTTGCTCATCCAAGAAAATCATTGAACTCAGTGAAAGATAAATACCAAGAAAGTCTCGCCTAGACATATCATTGTCGGACCACggaaaacaaaaaaccttgaaagcagtcagggggaaaaaaaagatacacacaaGAGAATGATGATAAGAATGTGTGCTGACTTACCAGAAATCATGGAATGCAGACAACAATGAAAATGTCTTTCAAAGTGCTGATGGGGTGGGAAGGTGTGGTGAGGGAATCCTGCCAATTCaaaattttgtatccagagaaaATGCCCCTTAAAAAGTTGGGTTTTTAAGACACTTGATTTCATGTAAATTGAAGCCGAGAGAAGTTGGATCCAGCAGACCCCTGCAAAACCAAAAAATGCTAAAGGCCTTTTTCAGGCTGATGGAGAATGATACAAAATGGAAACCAAATCCAcagagaggggaaagaaaaggagtGCCAGCAATGTCGAATAATGAGTATATATAAAGACTTTTATTGCCTCGTAATTTCCTTAAAAAGGTAACTGTTTAGAACAAGAATAATAGCATtattatgtaaaatgtaaatttctGGGCTCTATAATACATGTAgaagtaaatatatgaaaaaaagcacaAAGGTTGGGGGACGTGGATTAATGGAATTATACTACTGTAAAGCTATTAGGTTAGTGATATGTAAAGAATGAAGTGTGAGAACAGATGTGCCAAATGAAAAGTATCAGGTGGGAAGTGTGAGGAAGGAAGTAGTGTCAAGGGTGAAGTAGTGCAATTTTGACACTGAGTAAACTCTGATAACACATTGTTAGCTCTGGAGGAACactaaaagcaaattttaaaaatccctaagaaacacatagaaataaaatgccaATGAAATaagcaacaaaacaaatagaaaggacaAATGGAAAACACATAGCAAGGTGGTAGACTTAAACACACCAAGGCAGTAATTGCATGATATGTAAATGCAAATAgcattaaatgtaaaatgttccAATTGAAGGTCAGAGATCAGATTAGATAAGAATGGAAGACACAAGTATGCGCTATCTATGAGATGTACTTTAAACatgtataaaaacataaaagtatgGAAAGCGATATACCAGGTGTATAGCAAGAAAGGTGGTatggctatattaatttcagaaaaagtGGAGTTTAAGACAAAGAGTTTCATAAGAGACAGAGGGACATTTATGAATCACAAAAGAATTAGGAAGACATAATCACATACATATTCATCCAAGAGCTTCAAAATTTATGTGGCAAAATCTGACAACCAATGGAAAAAGTTAGTTGGAGATTTTATCACTATTCTCTCAGTAATGAATAGATCAAGTAGACAGAAATTCAGTTGGGATATGGAAGATCTGAGCACACTGTCAGCCAAGTTGAGCTCATTCACATTTACTAGACATACTCAACAACTGTGGAATAAACGTTCTTTTCATGTGTGTATGGAATGCTCATCAAAGTAGACATATtctaggccataaaacaaatctcactaaagattcaaagatttttatGTTGCAGAGTATATTCTATGACCATAGtggaattaaatgaaaaatcaacaactaaactattttaaacattttcaaatatttggaaataagtaGCACCTGTGTAACCCATGGctgaaagaagaaatcataaggcaataagaaaatattttgagttgaATGATAATAAGAAGACACTTCAGAATTTGTGAGATACAGCAAAGGCAGGGCGTAGAGAGAAATTTGTAGCTTTAAATGCCTGTTTTAGAAGAGAAGGAAAGTTTAcaatttttcatgtaaattttcaCTTAAAGAGCTACAGAAAGAGGAGTAAATTAAACCCAAAACAAGTTTAAACCCAAAATAagtagaagggaaaaaaaatcagtgcagaAATCTATgatatagaaacaaaaattaacaaagctCAAAATTCATCAttggaaagattaataaaattgataaaccccAAAAGGATGAATCAAGAAATacacagagaaatataaattaccaATATCATGTAATACAAATAGAAGGGATGTCACTACATATCCCGCAGAgtttaataagaaaattaaaaatattaggaaCAAATGTTGCTGATTTGGCAActagataaaattgacaaatttcttgaaaaatacaaCTTCTCGAAAGTGACCCAATAAGAAATGGACATTTGGAATAGCCATATGCCCACTAAACAAATtgaatttgtaataaaaaataaccattttacAAAGAAGACTCAAGGCCCAAGTGGTTTTATTAGTAAATTCTATCATGTATGAAATGAGAAATAATGCCAACTATACATAAGTTTTTTAGAACATAGATAAGGGAGTGCTTAACAAAATTGTCTTATGAGACCAGTATAACCCTGATACCAATATCTgacttaaataagaaaaaaatggggccagatgtggtggctcacacctgtaatcccagaactttgggatgctgagggggatgtcacttgaggttaggagttcaagaccagcctggccaacatggtgaaaccctgtctctactaaaaatacaaaaattagccatgcatggtggtgtgcacctgtaatccgagctacttgggaagctgaggcaagagaatctcttgaacccaggaggtggaggttgcagtgagattgtgccactgcattacagcctgggccacagagcaagactctgtctcaaaaaaaataaaataaaaatcagagatcAACTGTTCCTCATGACTGTAGATTCAAAACTCCTCAATAAAGTATTGGCAAATCAaattcattaatatatttaaaaagtatacatcATACATTATAGCCAGTAGAGTTAGTAGAGTTCATTTAATGGTTGCAAACTTGGCTTAATGTTTGAAAATTACACAGTGTTATTAACCACATTAACCAAATAAAGATGAAACATCATATAGCCATCTcagtaaatgcagaaaaagatttgataaaattcagtacATATTCAAGGTAAAGACATTCAGGatactagaaatagaaggaaacttcctcaccCTGATAAAGACATCCATGAAAAATCCAAAGTTAATATTatgcttaatggtgaaagactgaagtttttcctttttgtagatcAGGAATAAGGCAAAGGTATCTACTGTGATCACTTCTACTTGTTATCCCATGGAGTaatagccagtgcaataaggcaactaaaagaaataaaaggtgtaaaattttaaaggaataagaattttttttttctatttttaattgatatgATTATTCCTAAGAAATCTTCTAAAAAACGCTTAGAAATATTAAATGAAGTTAGCAAGTTCTCAGAATGCAAGATCACCATATAAAACTCAATTGTTTTATTTGCACTAACAACATACAATTGAAGAATGAAGTAAAAAATTCCTTTCGTAGTACACCAAAAAAGGTAAAACACTAAACACTTAGAATCTAACAGATGTATAATACAGCCACATTGATATCTTCAAATAATTgataagagaaattaaagaagactgaaataaatagATATACCATATGCATGGTTTGGAAAATTAAATATTGTTAAGAAGTCCATTCTCGGCAAATGTATCCGTAGATTGAATGACGTGCCAGTCACCATTACAGCAGTCccctcttcttttaaaattaaatcgacaactttattctaaaatttatgtgaaaatgtGAAGGACATATTAATAGATAGCTAAAACTATTTTGAGACACACCGGAGTTagagggactttttttttttagacagtctcgttccgtcacccaggctggagtgcagtggcgcaatctcagctcactgcaagctccgcctcctgggttcacgccattcagcctcctgagtatctgggactgcagacgcccgccaccatgcccggctaattttttgtgatttttagtagagacggggtttcactgtattagccagcatggtctcgatctcctgacctcgtgatctgcccacctcagcctccca from Macaca mulatta isolate MMU2019108-1 chromosome 8, T2T-MMU8v2.0, whole genome shotgun sequence includes these protein-coding regions:
- the GDAP1 gene encoding ganglioside-induced differentiation-associated protein 1 isoform X2, with protein sequence MRLNSTGEVPVLIHGENIICEATQIIDYLEQTFLDERTPRLMPDKGSMYYPRVQHYRELLDSLPMDAYTHGCILHPELTVDSMIPAYATTRIRSQIGNTESELKKLAEENPDLQEAYIAKQKRLKSKLLDHDNVKYLKKILDELEKVLDQVETELQRRNEETPEEGQQPWLCGESFTLADVSLAVTLHRLKFLGFARRNWGNGKRPNLETYYERVLKRKTFNKVLGHVNNILISAVLPTAFRVAKKRAPKVLGTTLVVGLLAGVGYFAFMLFRKRLGSMVLAFRPRPNYF
- the GDAP1 gene encoding ganglioside-induced differentiation-associated protein 1 isoform X3 yields the protein MPDKGSMYYPRVQHYRELLDSLPMDAYTHGCILHPELTVDSMIPAYATTRIRSQIGNTESELKKLAEENPDLQEAYIAKQKRLKSKLLDHDNVKYLKKILDELEKVLDQVETELQRRNEETPEEGQQPWLCGESFTLADVSLAVTLHRLKFLGFARRNWGNGKRPNLETYYERVLKRKTFNKVLGHVNNILISAVLPTAFRVAKKRAPKVLGTTLVVGLLAGVGYFAFMLFRKRLGSMVLAFRPRPNYF
- the GDAP1 gene encoding ganglioside-induced differentiation-associated protein 1 isoform X1 translates to MAGRQEEQRGSPPLRAEGKADAEVKLILYHWTHSFSSQKVRLVIAEKALKCEEHDVSLPLSEHNEPWFMRLNSTGEVPVLIHGENIICEATQIIDYLEQTFLDERTPRLMPDKGSMYYPRVQHYRELLDSLPMDAYTHGCILHPELTVDSMIPAYATTRIRSQIGNTESELKKLAEENPDLQEAYIAKQKRLKSKLLDHDNVKYLKKILDELEKVLDQVETELQRRNEETPEEGQQPWLCGESFTLADVSLAVTLHRLKFLGFARRNWGNGKRPNLETYYERVLKRKTFNKVLGHVNNILISAVLPTAFRVAKKRAPKVLGTTLVVGLLAGVGYFAFMLFRKRLGSMVLAFRPRPNYF